In the genome of Enterococcus hirae ATCC 9790, one region contains:
- a CDS encoding ornithine cyclodeaminase family protein, producing MRKIDFEEAVSRLDFQEAIEVMRQCFSDYGEGKISQNTRMVEILPDGKNKNVFAMMPAYLGKDRYFGAKIITAFPDNHLQGLSSHLGEILLFDSKNGVPVALINANAVTWIRTAAVSALATDILAKKEAASLALIGAGQQASSHLNAICAIRSINKVSVYDLSKERSQQFIEEMQTAYPEIEFSSGETLAETVEQAEIICTLTPSKEAFLKKEWLTPGAHINAIGTFTPDTREITSELMKSSAIYVDDYEAAMKESGDLLIPIAEGELSESAISGSLSELVSGKRLLKDQQETITIFDAVGLAIEDLCCAEYIYQKVKESE from the coding sequence AAGGAAAAATTAGTCAAAATACACGTATGGTAGAGATTTTGCCAGATGGTAAAAACAAAAATGTTTTTGCGATGATGCCTGCTTATCTTGGTAAAGATCGTTATTTTGGTGCAAAAATCATTACTGCATTTCCTGATAATCATTTACAAGGACTATCTTCACATTTGGGGGAAATTCTATTATTTGATTCTAAAAACGGTGTACCTGTAGCGCTAATCAACGCGAATGCAGTCACTTGGATTCGTACCGCTGCAGTTTCCGCTTTAGCCACTGATATATTGGCGAAAAAAGAAGCGGCATCATTAGCTTTAATCGGGGCTGGACAACAAGCAAGCTCGCATTTGAATGCGATCTGTGCTATACGTTCAATCAATAAAGTATCTGTCTATGACTTGAGTAAAGAAAGAAGTCAACAATTTATTGAGGAAATGCAAACAGCATACCCGGAAATTGAATTTTCAAGTGGAGAAACACTCGCAGAAACAGTGGAACAAGCTGAGATCATTTGTACACTAACACCTAGTAAAGAGGCGTTTTTGAAAAAAGAATGGCTTACTCCTGGTGCGCATATCAATGCTATTGGTACGTTTACACCAGATACACGTGAAATCACTAGTGAGTTGATGAAAAGCAGTGCCATCTATGTCGATGATTATGAAGCTGCAATGAAAGAAAGTGGGGATCTACTGATTCCGATTGCTGAAGGAGAATTATCAGAATCAGCGATCTCAGGCTCGTTAAGTGAATTGGTTTCAGGAAAAAGATTATTAAAAGACCAACAAGAAACAATCACGATTTTTGATGCCGTTGGCTTAGCGATTGAAGATCTATGTTGTGCAGAATATATTTATCAAAAAGTTAAGGAGTCTGAATAA
- a CDS encoding PhzF family phenazine biosynthesis protein, which produces MKLSYYVVDAFTQEVFKGNPAAVYVLEKWLPDTVMQKIAIENNLSETAFTVKKEEHYELRWFTPDREIDLCGHATLATAFVLFNYYGVEEETIKFTSQSGELLVTKQQETYYMDFPSIMPKKVAILPEYEKAIGAKIKAAYLARDLFFELTDEETVKQLQPNFSAIKNFDLGVGVIVTARGQKEDFVSRTFFPKLTINEDPVCGSAHSNLIPYWANKLSKKKMIAHQLSPRGGYLDCELRGERIMIGGEAVLFAQGEAYIPEK; this is translated from the coding sequence ATGAAGTTAAGTTATTATGTTGTTGATGCATTCACACAAGAAGTGTTTAAAGGGAATCCAGCAGCAGTCTACGTTTTAGAGAAGTGGTTACCAGATACGGTGATGCAAAAAATTGCTATTGAGAATAACTTATCTGAAACAGCATTTACTGTCAAAAAGGAGGAACACTATGAGTTACGTTGGTTTACTCCGGATCGTGAAATCGACTTATGTGGACATGCTACTTTAGCAACAGCGTTTGTTTTGTTCAATTATTATGGGGTAGAGGAAGAAACAATCAAATTTACTAGTCAAAGTGGCGAACTTCTTGTGACAAAACAACAAGAAACTTACTATATGGATTTTCCAAGTATCATGCCTAAAAAAGTAGCAATTTTACCTGAATACGAAAAAGCGATCGGTGCAAAAATCAAAGCTGCTTATTTAGCGCGAGATTTATTTTTTGAACTGACAGATGAAGAAACCGTAAAACAGTTGCAACCAAACTTTTCAGCTATTAAAAATTTTGATTTGGGCGTTGGCGTGATCGTAACCGCACGTGGTCAGAAGGAAGATTTTGTTTCTCGTACATTTTTCCCGAAATTAACGATCAATGAAGATCCCGTTTGCGGTTCTGCTCATTCCAATCTTATTCCTTATTGGGCAAATAAATTAAGTAAGAAAAAAATGATTGCCCATCAGCTTTCACCAAGAGGTGGCTACCTTGATTGTGAGTTACGAGGGGAGCGGATCATGATTGGTGGAGAAGCAGTGCTATTCGCTCAAGGAGAAGCTTATATTCCAGAAAAATAA